A segment of the bacterium genome:
AATCTTAAGGAAAACTTTATAAAATTATGAATTTTGAATGTTGAATTTTGAATTAAAAGGGGAAAAATTTTATAAAACTTAAACCTTCAATTCAAAATTCAAAATTTAGAATTCAAAATTTCTTAAATACTATTTTTGCACTAAGTAATGGAAGATACTATAATGATAAAGAAGTATTCATCGTCAAATTGAGGAATCACTTAAAGCCTTTGTTGAGGCAGAAATGGATTGTTTATAAAAACGCATTGCTTAAATGATAGCGATTTCGGATTTCATTTGTTCCCTTAAAGCTACACCATACAAAAATTTTGTTGACATTTGACAATTTATAATTTTATAATAATTAATAATTTTTTATTCAGGGGGAGAAACGAACGAAGCGAGTATCATAGAGGGAGGAAAACCCCTCATTGAGCGACAAAGGAGGTGTAAAATGGAAGTTACCAGAAGAAGCTTCTTAAAGATTACCGGGACAGCAGGAGGGGGCTTATTCTTAAGCCAATTAGGGATATTTGATCTAGCAAAGCCAAAGGCTTATGCCGAAGAGCTTAAGCTAAAGTATGGGAAGGAGACAACCTCAATCTGCCCATATTGTAGTGTGGGATGTGGTATTATTGCTACCACAAGAGAGGGTAAGCTGATAAATTCAGAGGGAGACCCTGACCATCCCATAAACCAGGGGGCATTATGTAGCAAAGGCTCTGCCATTTTCCAGATTGTAAATAATCCAAGGAGGCAGACAAAGGTTTTATACAGAGCCCCAAAACGCACAAAATGGGAGGAAAAGGATTGGAACTTTGCCATAAGAACCATTGCAAAGAAAATAAAAGAAACAAGGGACAAGACATTTGAATTGGATGGTTTAAATCGAACAAGGGCAATTGCCTCAGTAGGAGGTGCAATGCACAACAATGAGGAATGCTATTTGTGGACAAAGCTGATGAGGGCAATTGGTCTTGTATACCTTGAGCATCAGGCACGCTTATGCCATTCATCTACAGTGGCAGCATTGGCAGAATCCTTTGGCAGGGGTGCAATGACCAACCATTGGATTGACCTTAAAAATTCTGATTGTATTATGATAATTGGGTCAAATGCTGCGGAATGCCATCCCGTTTCCTTTAAATGGATAACCAGGGCAAAGGAGCAGGGGGCAAAGCTTATTGTGGTTGACCCAAGGTTCACCAGAACAGCCAGCAAGGCAGATATTTATGCACAAATGCGCTCTGGATGTGATGTTGCCTTTATTGGCGGGATTATAAACTATTGCCTCCAAAATAACCTCTATCAAAAAGAATATGTTATAGAATACACCGATGCCCCATTTCTTATTAACCCAGATTTCAAGCTATCCGAGGATATTGGGCTATTCTCAGGGTATAATCCAGAGAAAAGAAGCTATGATAAGGCAACCTGGAAGTATCAATATGATGAAGCTGGTATTCCCAAGAAAGATAAAACCTTACAAGACCCAAATTGCGTCTTTCAATTATTAAAGAGGCATTATGCAAGATACGATGTGGATACAGTAATAAAGATTACAGGAACCCCTAAGGATACCTACCTTAAGGTTTGTGAGACATTCTGTGCCACAGGAAAGCCCGATAAGGTAGCTACCA
Coding sequences within it:
- the fdnG gene encoding formate dehydrogenase-N subunit alpha; protein product: MEVTRRSFLKITGTAGGGLFLSQLGIFDLAKPKAYAEELKLKYGKETTSICPYCSVGCGIIATTREGKLINSEGDPDHPINQGALCSKGSAIFQIVNNPRRQTKVLYRAPKRTKWEEKDWNFAIRTIAKKIKETRDKTFELDGLNRTRAIASVGGAMHNNEECYLWTKLMRAIGLVYLEHQARLCHSSTVAALAESFGRGAMTNHWIDLKNSDCIMIIGSNAAECHPVSFKWITRAKEQGAKLIVVDPRFTRTASKADIYAQMRSGCDVAFIGGIINYCLQNNLYQKEYVIEYTDAPFLINPDFKLSEDIGLFSGYNPEKRSYDKATWKYQYDEAGIPKKDKTLQDPNCVFQLLKRHYARYDVDTVIKITGTPKDTYLKVCETFCATGKPDKVATIMYSMGTTQHTNAAQMIRAYSILQLLLGNIGFAGGGINALRGEPNVQGSTDHTLLFHILPGYLKAPTDKELDLKTYIEKYTPKSKDPKSANWWQNTPKYITSLLKAWWGDNARQENDFCYSYLPKNSGNYSYISLFEAMYAGTIKGLFVFGQNPCVCSPNLNMTYKALENLNWLVVMDLWEQETADFWKRPGVDSTKINTEVFLLPAASILEKEGSVTNSGRWAQWRNKAIEPIGNSKPDYEIIDSLYKELKTLYEKEQGVFPEPIVNLNWDYGETLNPHLVAKEINGYETQTKKQVASFAKLADDGTTACGNWIYSGSYTEDGNMMARRDPQDVPNNLGLYPKWS